In the Populus trichocarpa isolate Nisqually-1 chromosome 1, P.trichocarpa_v4.1, whole genome shotgun sequence genome, one interval contains:
- the LOC18095518 gene encoding bystin — translation MGKKRERHQNPEPFLPEDTDSIASSTKTRSKASKHHQKQQKMISSGMSSKILKQALIQQKEIQAEERNPNFNALEEELPEPEGEECAEDQIDDFSGFSETQSQFNDYPEEIDENDEKLLEAFLSKDAGPQRTLADLIIEKLKKTDANVSSELQPIPKLDQSLIDLYKGVGEYLSKYTAGKIPKAFKHIPSMQLWEDILYLTEPQKWSPNAMYQATRIFSSNLGAKKAERFYRLVLLPRVRDDIRTNKRLHFSLYQALKKSLYKPAAFNKGILLPLCKSGTCTLREAVVVGSIIQKVSIPMLHSCVAVLKLAEMEYCGTTSYFIKLLLDKKYALPFRVLDAVVAHFMRFLEDTRIMPVIWHQSLLSFVQRYKNELQKEDKDNLRRLVLRQKHKLVSPEIIRELDNSRNRGEKDDPMSITSPVSVINKTIEEDRFDIPEVPMEED, via the exons ATggggaagaaaagagagaggcaCCAAAATCCAGAACCTTTCCTCCCAGAGGATACAGACTCTATTGCCTCCTCCACTAAAACACGATCCAAAGCATCAAAACACCACCAGAAACAGCAAAAA ATGATATCCTCGGGGATGAGCTCGAAAATCTTGAAGCAAGCGTTGATTCAGCAGAAGGAGATTCAAGCCGAGGAGAGAAACCCTAATTTTAATGCTCTGGAGGAAGAATTGCCTGAGCCTGAAGGAGAGGAATGTGCCGAGGAtcaaattgatgattttagtggCTTCTCCGAGACTCAAAGCCAGTTTAACGATTATCCT GAGGAGATTGATGAGAATGATGAGAAATTGCTGGAGGCATTCTTGTCAAAGGATGCTGGTCCACAGCGAACACTTGCCGACCTtattattgagaaattaaaaaagactgATGCAAATGTTTCCTCAG AGTTACAGCCTATACCTAAGTTGGACCAGTCTCTGATAGATTTGTACAAGGG AGTTGGCGAGTATCTTAGTAAATACACAGCTGGAAAGATACCTAAGGCATTTAAGCACATCCCTTCTATGCAACTTTGGGAGGATATCTTGTACCTGACTGAACCTCAGAAATGGTCACCAAATGCAATGTATCAAGCCACTAGAATCTTCTCTTCTAATTTGGGTGCAAAGAAGGCAGAGCGTTTCTATAGGCTTGTCTTACTTCCTAGGGTTAGAGATGATATTAGGACGAATAAGAGGCTGCATTTCAGTCTGTATCAAGCTTTGAAAAAGTCTCTGTATAAACCTGCTGCATTCAACAAGGGAATATTGCTTCCGTTGTGTAAG TCAGGGACGTGCACTCTTAGGGAAGCTGTTGTTGTTGGAAGTATCATTCAAAAGGTCTCCATTCCTATGCTTCATTCATG TGTTGCAGTGTTGAAGCTTGCGGAGATGGAATATTGTGGCACAACAAG TTATTTTATCAAACTTCTATTGGACAAGAAATATGCCTTGCCATTTCGCGTACTTGACGCAGTTGTTGCTCATTTCATGAGATTTCTCGAGGATACAAGAATAATGCCTGTAATTTGGCACCAATCGCTTCTTTCATTTGTGCAAAG ATACAAGAATGAACTGCAGAAGGAAGATAAAGATAATCTTAGAAGACTAGTTCTAAGGCAAAAGCATAAACTA GTATCTCCAGAAATAATCAGAGAGCTAGACAACAGCCGCAATCGTGGGGAGAAGGATGATCCCATGTCAATAA CATCTCCTGTTTCTGTGATCAATAAAACAATTGAGGAAGACAGGTTTGATATTCCAGAAGTACCTATGGAGGAGGACTGA